GGACCCGCCGCAGGCGGTGAGGGCACCGGCGGCCACGGCGAGCGCGAGCAGGGCGGTCAGGCGGGGGCGGGCGGCGGTGGGGCGCACGGGCACGACCTCCTACGGGCCGGACATCGTTGTCGGCCCAGACGGTTGCCCGGTGAAGGTAGGAGGAGTGGTCCGCGGAGGTCAATGCGTCGGCGGGGTTTGTCTTGCCGGCGACCGGGGGAGGCGGCCGAGCCGGTCCTTACGGACGCCGTATCCCTCCGTGCGCCGGGTCGCCCACGCGGGCGGGCACCGGGAAGGGCCCTGGCCGGGCGGGCACCGGGAAGGGCCCCGGCCGGGCGGACGTCGGGATAGGGCCTCCGGCCGGGCGGACGTCGGGACGCGAGTCCTCGTCTGCGGACGGGTAGCGGGGCGCGGGTCCTGCGGGCAGGCATCCGGGCGCGGGTCACGCCTGCGGGCGGCCGTCCGGACGCGGATCCCCCTCCGCGTCCCGCGCACCTCCGCGTCCCGCGCACCTCCGCGTCCCCCCGCACCCCCGCGTCCGCCCGCCCCCGCGTCCCCGCACCTCCGCGTCCGTCCGCGCCCGAGTCCGCGCACCCCCGCGTCCGCCCGCCCCCGCGTCCCCGCACCTCCGTGTCCGTCCGCGCCCGAGTCCGCGCACCCCCGCGTCCGTCCGCTCCCCCGCGTCCGCGGCTCATCTCCCCGGCGTTCCGCCGCCCCGGCCCCAGCGGTAGACCAGTTCAGGGCGGCCCACCTGGCCGTACAGCGGGCTGCGGCCGGCGCGGCCCGTCTCCACCAGGTGTTCCAGGTAGCGGCGCGCGGTGATCCGGGAGATGCCCACCGCCTCCGCGACGCCCGCCGCCGTGAGCCCCTCCCCGGCGTCCCGCAGCGCCCCGGTGACCCGCTCGAGTGTCGGCCCGCTCAGCCCTTTGGGCAGCGCGGCCGGGCCCGGTGCCCGCAGGGTCGCCAGCGCCCGGTCCACCTCGTCCTGCCCGCTCGCCTCGCCCGCCGCCGCGTTGAACTCCGCGTACCGGACGAGACGGTCCCGCAGCGTCGCGAAAGTGAACGGTTTGAGGACGTACTGCACCACCCCGAGCGACACCCCCTCGCGGACCACGGCCAGATCCCGCGCCGATGTCACCGCGATCACGTCCGCGTGGTGCCCGGCCGCCCGCAGCGACCTGGCCAGCTGTAGACCGTGCACGTCCGGCAGATGCAGATCGAGCAGGAGCAGGTCCACGCCGGTGCGTTCGAGGAGCCGCCTGGCCTCGGCGCCGGTGTGCGCCTTGCCGACGGCGGTGAACCCCGGCACCCGGTTGACGTAGAGGACATGCGCGTCCGCGGCCACCGGATCGTCCTCGACGATGAGGACGCGGATGAGCGGGGCCTGCGTCACGCTTTGCCTCCGGAAACGATGTCCGTGCGATTCCCGCGGTCCGTCGCGGAGTCCCGCGCGGCCGTGGCTTCCGTGGTGCCGAGCGGCAGCCGCACCTCGAACTCCGCGCCGCCGCCGTCCGCCCCGGTCACCGAGAGCGTCCCCTCATGCCGGTGCACCGCCTGTCGTACCAGCGCGAGACCCAGACCGCGCCCACCGGGTCCCGACGGCTTGGTGGAGAACCCGCGCTGGAAGACCCGCTCGGCATGGTCCGGGTCCACCCCGGCCCCGGTGTCCGCCACCCGCAGCAGCAGCTCCGCCGCCTCGGTGCGCGCGGTCACCGTCACCCGTGACCCCACGCTGCCCTGCGCCGCGTCCACCGCGTTGTCGATCAGGTTGCCCAGGATGGTGACCAGGTCGCGGGCGGGCAGTGAGGGCGGCAGGAGCCCGTCGTCGAGTCCGCTGTCCTCGGAGACGACGAGTTCCACGCCCCGCTCGTTCGCCTGCGCCGTCTTGCCGAGCAGCAGCGCGGCCAGCACCGGTTCGCTGACGGCGGCCACCACCTGGTCGGTGAGCGCCTGCGCCAGTTCGAGTTCGGCGGTGGCGAAGTCGACGGCCTCCTCGGCGCGGCCCAGCTCGATCAGCGAGACCACGGTGTGCAGCCGGTTCGCGGCCTCGTGCGCCTGCGAGCGCAGCGCCTGCGTGAAGCCGCGCTCCGAGTCCAACTCACCCATCAGAGACTGGAGTTCGGTGACGTCCCGGAGCGTGACGACGGTGCCCCGGTGTTCGCCGCCGGTGACCGGGGAGGTGTTGACCATCAGGACCCGGTCCGCCGTCAGATGCACCTCGTCCACCCGGGGCTCGGCGGAGAGCAGCGCGCCGGTGAAGGGGGACGGCAGCCCGAGGTCGGCCACCGAGGTGCCCACCACGTCCGCCTCCCGGGCGACGCCGAGCAGCTCCCGTCCGCCGTCGTTGATCAGCGCCACCCGGTACTGCCCGTCGAGCATCAGCAGCCCCTCGCGCACCGCGTGCAGGGCGGCCTGCTGGTAGTCGTGCATCCGGCTCAGCTGGGCCGCGCTCATGCCGTGGGTGTGCCGGCGCAGCCGGGCGTTGACGACGTAGGTGCCGGCACCGCCGAGCGCGAGGGCGCCGAGCGCGACGCCGAGCAGCCCGGTCAGCTGGCCGCGGACCCGTTCGCTGATCGCCTCGACCCTGATGCCCGCGCTGACCAGGCCGACGACCTGGCGGTCGGTGTCGCGGACCGGGGTGACGGCGCGGACGGAGGGGCCGAGGGTGCCGGTGTAGGTCTCGGTGAAGGAGTGGCCCGCGACGGCCCGGTCGATGTGGCCGAGGAAGCGCTGCCCTATCTGGTCCGGGTCGGGGTGGGTCCAGCGGATGCCCCCCGGGTTCATGATCGTGATGAAGTCGACGTCGGTGTCCCGCACGATCTGGAGCGCGTAGGGCTGGAGTTCCGCCGTCGGGTCGGGGGTGCGGATCGCGGAGTGCACGGACGGCGAGTCGGCGACCGAGCGGGCCACCGCCAGCGCCTGCCGGCCCGCGGCCTCCTGCGCCTGGCTCTGGTCGCTGATGTAGGTGAACAGCGCGCATCCGGCCACGACCACCGTGATCAGCACCGCCTGCATGGCGAACAGCTGCCCGGCGAGGCTGCGGGGGCGGGGGAGGCGGATGTTCATGTCGTCAGTGTGCCTCGCACGTTAAGCGTGAACTAAATGAACGGAAGGGTGACCGCCCTCACACGGCGGGAGATAGTCACCGCAATACGGATGCGGGACGACCGGTTCAGGCCACTGCTGGATCTCACGGTCTCCGCACCCATCCGGACGTGAGCCGCACGCCGGTCCCACCGACGAAGACGTCAAGGAGGCAGCCGTGACGACGTCGCCTACGGCACCTGCCGCACCCGCCGCCAAGCGGGACCGCACCCACTATCTGTACATCGCGGTGATCGTCGCGGTCGCCATCGGCATCGCCGTCGGTCTGGCCGCCCCGGACTTCGCCCAGGAGCTGAAGCCGATCGGCACCGGCTTCGTCAACCTGATCAAGATGATGATCTCGCCGATCATCTTCTGCACGATCGTGCTCGGCATCGGATCGGTCCGCAAGGCCGCCAAGGTCGGCGCGGTCGGCGGGATCGCGCTCGGCTACTTCCTGGTGATGTCCCTGGTGGCGCTCGGGATCGGCCTCGTGGTCGGCAACATCCTCGAGCCCGGCACCGGGCTGCACATCACCGAGGCGATCAAGGAGACCGGTCAGGCGCAGGTGGCGCCGGAGGCCAAGGACACCACGGACTTCCTGCTCGGGATCATCCCGACCACGATCGTCTCCGCCTTCACCCAGGGCGAGGTCCTCCAGACCCTGCTGATCGCGCTGCTGTGCGGCTTCGCGCTCCAGGCGATGGGCAGGACGGGACAGCCGATCCTGCGGGGCATCGAGCACATCCAGCGGCTCGTCTTCCGGGTCCTCGCCATGATCATGTGGGCCGCCCCGATCGGTGCCTTCGGCGCGATGGCCGCGGTGGTCGGCTCGGCCGGCGTGGACGCCCTCAAGGGTCTCGCGGTACTGATGCTCGGCTTCTACGTCACCTGTTTCCTCTTCACCTTCGTCGTGCTCGGCGCCCTGCTGCGGATCGTGGCCGGGGTCAACGTCCTCGCGCTGTTCAAGTACCTGGCCCGCGAGTTCCTGCTGATCCTGTCCACCTCGTCGTCGGAGTCCGCGCTGCCGCGGCTCATCGCGAAGATGGAGCACCTGGGCGTCAGCAAGCCGGTCGTCGGCATCACCGTCCCGACCGGCTACTCGTTCAACCTCGACGGCACCATGATCTACATGACCATGGCGTCGCTGTTCATCGCGGACGCGATGGGCACCCCGATGTCGATCGGCGAGCAGATCCCGCTGCTGCTGTTCCTGCTGGTCGCCTCGAAGGGCGCGGCCGGTGTCACCGGCGCGGGCCTCGCGACCCTGGCCGGCGGCCTCCAGTCGCACAAGCCCGCGCTGGTCGACGGCGTCGGCCTGATCGTCGGCATCGACCGCTTCATGAGCGAGGCGCGCGCCCTGACGAACTTCGCGGGCAACGCCGTCGCCACCGTCCTGGTCGGCACCTGGACCAAGGAGATCGACAAGGCGCGGGTCGACCTGGTGCTCGCGGGCGAGCTGCCGTTCGACGAGACGACCCTCCTGGACGAGCACGGCGAGGTGAAGGAGAGCGACACCGAGGCCCCCCGGCCCGACCAGGGCGGCGACAAGGAACTCGCCAAGGCCTGACGGTGTCCGAGACTCCGGGCGGCTGAGGTCACCCCCCGTCACTCAGCCGCCCGGTCCCACCGCCGTCGATCCACGACGCATGACGCGCGCGGCGGGGCACGCACGATGCGCGCGGCGGACGACGCACGACGCGCGCGGCGGACGCGGAGACCGGGGAAGACGCGGAGACCGGGGAAGACGCGGAGACCGGGGAAGACGCGGAGACCGGGGAAGTCGCCAGGACCGCAGAGAATCCGGAGACCGCGGCGCGCGGGAGAGCGGCGGTGCGCGGGAGGGCGGGGTTCAGCAGCTCAGCTTCGTCACCAGCGCGGTGGCGTCGGAGGCGGGTACGCCCGCCGTGGTCAGCAGGGTGACCGCGGCGGAGCGGCCCGCCTCCCGTGTTTCCAGGAGGCCGTCGTTGACGGCCTCCATCAGCGCGAGCAGCATCTGCTCGTGCACGTACGCCAGCGCGGGCGCGGGCAGCGGTGAGGTGAAGACGCCGTCGGCCAGCCCCTGCGCCAGCACCTCGGCGCAGGACGCGCGCACCGGGGCGAGCCGGTCGCGGATGCCCTGCACGGTGACGCTGCGCTGGGCGAGGGCGACCAGGATGCGGTAGCGGTCGGCGACCTCCCAGACGGCGAGGGTGGAGCGGACCACCGACTCGGCAGGGCCCTCGGCGGCCGCCCGCCCCTGCGCGTGCGCGGCGGCGACGGCCTCCACCGCGCCGTCGACGAGCGTCCCGATCAGCGCGTCCCGGCTGGGGAAGTGGCCGTACACCGTGCGCCTGACGACCCCCGCGGCGCGCGCGATCTGGTCCATCGAGGCGTCCGGGTCGTGCAGCAGCTCGGCGAGGGCGACGTCGAGGATCCGTCGGCGGTTGGCGTCGGCGCGGCTGCTGTTACCGGTGGTCATGAGAGCCATTCTGCCTGTCCCGACTCGACTTGCACAGTGCTGTGCAATCGACGTAGATTGCACATCGTTGTGCAATTACTCGGTGCCGCAGCGGACGTCCGGCGCCGGGACGTGCGGAGAAGTCTGTCGAGGAAGGCCACCCCTGCCATGCGACTCGTCGTGAACCAACCGGTCGAAAGGTCGGACCAGCCCTACGCCAGGCGCTGGTGGGCGCTGCTCGTCCTGTGCCTGAGTCTGCTGATCATCGTGATGGCGAACACCGCGCTCACCGTCGCGGCCCCCGACATGACCCAGGACCTCGGCCTGTCAAGCGCCGACCTCCAGTGGGTCATCGACGGCTACACCGTTCCGTACGCGGCGCTGATGCTGCTGCTCGGCGCGATAGGCGACAAGTACAGCCGGCGCGGCGCGCTCGTCCTCGGCCTGCTGGTGTTCGGCGGCGGCGCCGTCTTCGGCTCCCTCGCCGGCAGCGCGACGACGGTCATCGCGGCCCGCGCCGTGATGGGCGTGGGCGCCGCGCTGATCATGCCCGCGACGCTGTCGCTGCTCGCCGCGACCTTCCCGCGCGCCGAACGCGCCAAGGCCATCGTGCTGTGGACGGCCACCGCGGGGCTCGCCATCGCGGCCGGTCCGCTGGTCGCCGGCGCGCTCCTGGAGCGCCACGGCTGGGCGTCGACCTTCCTCATCAACGTGCCCGTCGCGGCCGTCGCCCTGATCGGCGCGTTCGTGCTCGTACCGCCGTCGAAGGCGGGCCACCACGACCGGATCGACTACGTCGGCGGACTGCTGTCGGTGGTCTGGATCGCCGCCCTGATCTACATGATCATCGAGGGCCCGCACTTCGGCTGGGGCGCCAAGGCGATCGGCGCCGCGGTCGTCGCGGGCCTCGGACTGCTCGCCTTCGTCCTGTGGGAGCTGCGCCACCCGCGCCCGGTGCTTGACGTCCGCCGGTTCGCCGACCGCCGCTTCGCCGGCTCCAACCTCGCCGTCGCCCTCTTCTTCCTGGCGGTCTTCGGCGCCTTCTACTACCTCACCCAGCACCTCCAGTTCGTCCTCGGCTACGACGCCTTCGAGACCGGCGTGCGGATGCTGCCGCTGGCCGGCGCGGTCTTCGTCGGCTCGGCCCTCACCGGCTACCTCACCCCGCGGGTCGGCATGAAGTGGACGGTCACCGCGGGCATGGTCGGCGGCACCGCCGCCCTCGCCCTGCTGGCCCGCGTCGACGCCGGCTCGACCTACGCCGACCTGGTCGCCCCGCTCGTCGTCCTCGGCCTCGCGATCGGACTGGCGCTCTCGCCCTGCACCGACGCGATCATGGGCGCCTTCCCCGAGTCCGAACTGGGCGTCGGCGGCGCCGTCAACGACACCTCGCTCGAGCTGGGCGGCTCGCTCGGCATCGCCATCCTCGGCTCCCTGCTGGCGACTTCGTACTCCGACCACCTCGCGGACGCCGCCGGGGGCACCAAGCTGCCCGCCGCCACGCTGGCCACCGCGCAGGACTCGGTGGGCGCGGGGTACGCGGTCGCGCAGGGCATGGGCGAGAAGGCGCGGGCCCTCGCCGGGCAGGCCGCGCGGGCCACCGACCCTGCGCAGGCTGCCCAGTTGAAGGAGCAGGCCACCCAACTCGCCCAGGGCGCGCACCGGGTGGCGGACGCGGTCGGCTCGTCCTTCTCCGACGCGGTCGCCCACACCAGCCTGATCGGCGCGGTGGTCCTTGGCCTCGGCACGATCCTGGTGGGTGTCTTGCTGCCGGGCAGGGGCCGCGCGACCGAGGGCGCGGACGAGCGCTCGACGACGGACGACGCGACGGACTCCGCGGACGCGACGGCGGACCCGGCGACGGCGGAGGACGGCGGCCAGGCAACGGCGTCGGACGCGTCGTCGCAGGCCGCGCGGCCGGACGCGAAGGTGACCGGGCGATAGGGCGACAGAGCGATAGGGCGATAGGGGATCGGGGACCAGGGGCCGGGCGCGCACGTCGGCGTCCGGTCCCCCTCGTGGGGCAGCGGCGCCGACCGGGCTGTTGCCCTGACGTCGGCGTCAAGGATTACGTTCGACGTATGCGAATCGGCGAGCTGGCCGCACGGGCCGGGACCACCACGCGGACGCTGCGGTACTACGAGTCGCGCGGGCTGCTGTCCGCGCGGCGCGCGGACAACGGCTACCGCAGCTACGACGAGAGCGATCTGCGGCTGCTGCGGCAGATCAGGACGCTCCAGGACTTCGGGTTCGACCTGGAGGAGACCCGGCCCTTCGTTGACTGCCTGCGCGCCGGCCATCCGCAGGGGGACACCTGTCCCGCCTCGCTCGACGTCTACCGGCGCAAGCTCGCCGAGCTGGACGCGCTGATCGACGAGCTGCGGTCGGTCCGCGCGGAGATCGGGGTGCGGCTGGCGTCGGCCGGGGGCGAGGAACCGTTGTGCGAACTGGAAGGGCCGAAACTGTGACGACGACCGCGGGCGTGACCGAGGTGACCGACGCGAATTTCGCCGACGAGGTGCTCGGATCGGCACTTCCGGTGCTGGTGGAGTTCACCGCCGACTGGTGTCCGCCGTGCCGCCAGATGGCGCCCGTGCTGCGCGCGCTGGCCGTGGAGGAGGCCGGCCGGATGCGGGTCGTCCAGCTGAACGTGGACCACGATCCGGAGACGACCAACGCCTACAAGGTGCTCTCCATGCCGACGTTCATGCTGTTCAGGGACGGTGAGCCGGTCCGTTCCCTGGTCGGCGCGCGGCCGAAGCGGCGGCTGCTGGCCGAGCTGGAGGACGCGCTGTAACGCCCGGCCCGAGCCGTCGGGAGCCCGACACCAGAAATCCCCCGGACGTTGCGTCCGGGGGATTTCTTTGGGTATATTCATTGATTCGTGACTTCAATTCGCGGTGTGAACTGCGGATCAACTGCGAAGCAACTTCGCATCGAGTGCGGCAGTCACGAACAAGCTTGATGGGGTCATCATATGCGGCCGGGAGTGGAATTGTCAAACAGCGAATTTCCGGACGGTGAAATCCGTCGGGAACAGGAATTCATCGACGGGCTGTACACCCACGTCGACGCCCTGCGCGGCGACACCGAGGCGGGCGTCACCGACGCGCTCGCCCAGGGCAACACGCCCATGCAGGCCCGGCTGGAGCGGGACATCCTGGTCGCCGAGCGCTCCGGGCTGCTCGCCGCGCTGAACGCCGTCGACGGATCGCTCTGCTTCGGCCGGATCGACCTCACCTCCGGCACCAGCCACCACATCGGGCGCATCGGGCTGCGCGCCGACGACGACGCGCGCACCCCGATCCTGATCGACTGGCGTGCCGACGTCGCCCGCCCGTTCTACCTCGCCACCGGCCACACCCCGATGGGCCTGCGCCGCCGCAGACACCTCACCACCGACGGCCGTACCGTGACCGCGCTGCACGACGAGATCCTCGACCTCGGCGACGCCACCCGCACCGGACACGAGGACCCGACCGGGGACGCCGTCCTGCTGAGCGCGCTCGACTCCGCGCGCACCGGCCGGATGGGCGACATCGTGCAGACCATCCAGGCCGAGCAGGACGAGATCATCCGGGCCCCGCACCGCGGCGTCCTGGTGGTCGAGGGCGGCCCCGGCACCGGCAAGACCGCCGTCGCCCTGCACCGGGCCGCCTATCTGCTCTACGAGCACCGGGAGTTGCTGGCCAGGCGCGCGGTCCTGATCGTCGGCCCGAACCCGGCCTTCCTCGGCTACATCGGCGAGGTGCTGCCCGCCCTCGGCGAGACCGGCGTGCTCCTCGCGACCGTCGGCGAACTCTTCCCCGGCGTGCGGGCGACCGCCACCGACACCCCGCGGGCGGCCGCCGTGAAGGGCCGCGCCGAGATGGCCGACGTGCTCGCCGCCGCCGTTCGCGACCGGCAGGCGCTGCCCGACCCGGTCCTCACCATCGAGCACGACCGCGAGGTCCTGATGCTCGACGACGGCCTGGTGCAGGTCGCCCGCGACCGCACCCGCGAGACCCGGCTGCCGCACAACGCGGCCCGCGAGTACTTCGAGGGCCACATCCTCAACACGCTCACCGACATGGTCGCCGAACGCATCGGCACCGACCCGTTCGACGGGTCCAACCTGCTCGACCCCAGCGACATCACCCAGATCCGCGACGACCTCGCCGAGAACCCCGAGGTCTGGTCGGCGATCGACCGGCTCTGGCCGCGGCTCACCCCGCGCCGCCTGGTCGCCGACCTGCTGGCCGCCCCCGAGGAGTATCTGAGCGACGAGGACGCCGCCGCCGTCCGCCGCCCGGTGACCCGCTCCTGGACGGTCGCCGACGTACCCCTGCTCGACGAGGCCGCCGAACTCCTCGGCGTCGACGAGCGGGTGGCCCGCGCCCGCGCCGACCGCGAACGCGAGACGCAGATCGCCTACGCGCAGGGTGTCCTCGACGTCTCCTTCGCCTCGCGCACCTACGAGTTCGAGGACAAGGAGGACGGCGACCCCGACGGCTCGGAGGTGCTCTCGGCGCACGACATCATCGACGCCGAACGGTTCGCCGAACGCCACGAGGAGGAGGACTTCCGCAGCGCCGCCGAGCGCGCGGCGGCCGACCGGACCTGGGCGTTCGGGCACATCATCGTCGACGAGGCGCAGGAACTGTCCCCGATGGCCTGGCGGTTGCTGATGCGGCGCAGCCCGACCCGGTCGATGACACTGGTCGGCGACCCCGTCCAGACCGCCGAGGCGGCCGGGGTCGGCTCCTGGGCCGACATCCTCGCGCCGTACGTCGAGGACCGCTGGGAGCACGCCAGGCTGGGGGTCAACTACCGCACCCCCGCCGAGATCATGGAGGTGGCGGCGAGCGTCGTCCGCGCCGAACGGCCCGACTTCGAGCCGCCCAGCTCGGTCCGCGCCACCGGCGTACGGCCCTGGGTGCGGCAGGCCGGCCGCGCCGGGCTGCCCGCGGCGGTCGCCGAGGCCGTCGCCGAACTGACCCCCGACGAGGGCAGGTTGGCGGTGATCGCGCCACGCGACCTGCACCGCGCGCTGGCCGCCGTGCTCGACGGCGTCACGGCCGGCTCGGAACCCGACCTGACCCGCACGGTCGTCCTCCTCGACCCCCGCCAGTCGAAGGGTCTGGAGTTCGACTCGGTCCTGGTGGTGGAACCGGGCCGCTACGGCACGAGCGACCTGTACGTGGCCCTGACCCGGGCCACCCAGCGGCTCGGTGTCCTGCACACACAGGCCCTGCCCCCGGGCCTGGCGGACGCCGCGTCGACGCTCCCGCGGCACTCCTGAAGCGGCGGGGTCCGCGCCCGGGGGACGGGCTGACGGGCCTCACGCCGGTCGCAGCCACACCGTCGCCAGCGGTGGCAGGGTCAGCCGGACGCTCGACCCCCGGCCGTGCCAGGGGTGGGGCTCCGGTTTGATCGTGTCCGGGTGGACGACGTCGCTGCCGCCGTAGCGTGCCGCGTCGGTGTTGAGGACCTCCTGCCAGGCCGGGACGTCCTCGGGGACGCCGACGCGGTAGTCGTGGCGGACCACGGGGGAGAGGTGGGTCACCGCGAGCAGCGGGCCGCCGTCGGCGTCCAGTCGCAGATAGGCGAAGACGTTGTCCTCGGCGGAGTCGCCGGTGACCCACTGGAAGCCGGACGGGTCGGTGTCGCGCTGCCAGAGGGCCGCGGTGGCGGTGTAGACGGTGTTGAGGTCGCGGACCAGGTCGCGCACGCCCCGGTGGTCGGCCTCGGCGCCGTACGCCGGGTCGAGCAGCCACCAGTCGGGGCCGTGCGCCTCGGACCATTCGGCGCCCTGCGCGAACTCCTGTCCCATGAAGAGGAGTTGCTTGCCCGGGTGGGCCCACATGTGGGCGAGGTAGGCGCGCAGGTCGGCCCGCCGCTGCCACCAGTCGCCCGGCATCTTCGAGACCAGCGACCGCTTGCCGTGCACCACCTCGTCGTGCGAGATCGGCAGCACGTAGTTCTCGCTGTACGCGTACACCATCGAGAACGTCATCTCATGGTGGTGATGCCTGCGGTGCACCGGCTCGTGCGCCATGTACGCCAGCGAGTCGTGCATCCACCCCATGTTCCACTTCATGCCGAAGCCGAGGCCGCCGGTGTCCGTGGCCCGCGTGACGCCGTCCCACGCCGTCGACTCCTCCGCGATCGTGACGATCCCCGGCACCCGCCGGTACACCGTCGCGTTCATCTCCTGAAGGAACGCCACCGCGTCCAGGTTCTCCCGGCCGCCGTACGCGTTCGGCGTCCACTGGCCCTCCTCGCGCGAGTAGTCGAGGTAGAGCATCGAGGCGACGGCGTCCACCCGCAGCCCGTCGATGTGGAACTCCTCGCACCAGTACACGGCGTTCGCCACCAGGAAGTTGCGCACCTCACGGCGGCCGAAGTCGAACTCCAGGGTCCCCCAGTCGGGGTGCGCCGCCCGCAGCGGATCCTCGCTCTCGTACAGCGGACGCCCGTCGAACTCGGCCAACGCCCAGTCGTCGCGCGGGAAATGGGCCGGCACCCAGTCCATCAGCACCCCGATGCCGGCCTGGTGCAGCGCGTCGACGAGGAACCGGAAGTCGTCCGGGGTGCCGAGCCGCGCGGTCGGCGCGTAGAAGCCGGTGACCTGGTAGCCCCACGAGCCGCCGAACGGATGCTCCGCGACCGGCATCAACTCGACGTGCGTGAACCCGAGATCCTTCACATAGGCGGGCAGCTGCTCGGCCAGTTGGCGGTAGGTCAAGCCCGGTCGCCAGGACGGGAGATGCACCTCGTAGACCGAGAACGGCGCCTCGTGCGGCGGCACTTCACCGCGCCGCGCCATCCACGCGCCGTCCTGCCACTCGTGGTGCGCGGCCGTCACCACGGACGACGTCGCGGGCGGCACCTCGGTACGGCGGGCCATCGGGTCGGCACGCTGGGTCCGTGAACCGTCCGGCCTGGTCAGCTCGTACTTGTACAGCTCGCCCTCGCCGACCCCCGGCACGAACAGCTCCCACACCCCGGAGGAGCCGAGCGACCGCATCGGGAACCCGGTGCCGTCCCAGAAGTTGAAGGTGCCCGCCAGCCGCACCCCGCGCGCGTTCGGCGCCCACACCGCGAACCGGGTGCCCGCCACGCCCTGGTGGACCGTCGGGTGCGCGCCGAGCGCCTTCCACAGCTCCTCGTGCCGACCCTCGCCGATCAGATACAGGTCCAACTCGCCCAGTGTGGGCAGGAACCGGTACGCGTCCTCGACCTCGGGCTCGGCGCCCTCGTACGCCACCAGCAGCCGGTACGCCGGGACCTCGGGCAGGGCCAGCAGCCCGGAGAAGAACCCGTCGCCGTCGTCGTGCAGCGCCGTCCGCAGCCCGTCCCCGACGACGGTCACCGACCGCGCGTACGGCCGGAACGCCCGGAACACCACCCCGCCCGCCACCGGATGCGCCCCCAGCACCGCGTGCGGCGCGTGGTGCGTACCGTGCAGCAGCCGCTCCCGGTCGACGGCGTCCAGCGCGGGCGACACGGCTACCTCGACGG
The sequence above is a segment of the Streptomyces griseoviridis genome. Coding sequences within it:
- a CDS encoding response regulator, with the protein product MTQAPLIRVLIVEDDPVAADAHVLYVNRVPGFTAVGKAHTGAEARRLLERTGVDLLLLDLHLPDVHGLQLARSLRAAGHHADVIAVTSARDLAVVREGVSLGVVQYVLKPFTFATLRDRLVRYAEFNAAAGEASGQDEVDRALATLRAPGPAALPKGLSGPTLERVTGALRDAGEGLTAAGVAEAVGISRITARRYLEHLVETGRAGRSPLYGQVGRPELVYRWGRGGGTPGR
- a CDS encoding sensor histidine kinase, with protein sequence MNIRLPRPRSLAGQLFAMQAVLITVVVAGCALFTYISDQSQAQEAAGRQALAVARSVADSPSVHSAIRTPDPTAELQPYALQIVRDTDVDFITIMNPGGIRWTHPDPDQIGQRFLGHIDRAVAGHSFTETYTGTLGPSVRAVTPVRDTDRQVVGLVSAGIRVEAISERVRGQLTGLLGVALGALALGGAGTYVVNARLRRHTHGMSAAQLSRMHDYQQAALHAVREGLLMLDGQYRVALINDGGRELLGVAREADVVGTSVADLGLPSPFTGALLSAEPRVDEVHLTADRVLMVNTSPVTGGEHRGTVVTLRDVTELQSLMGELDSERGFTQALRSQAHEAANRLHTVVSLIELGRAEEAVDFATAELELAQALTDQVVAAVSEPVLAALLLGKTAQANERGVELVVSEDSGLDDGLLPPSLPARDLVTILGNLIDNAVDAAQGSVGSRVTVTARTEAAELLLRVADTGAGVDPDHAERVFQRGFSTKPSGPGGRGLGLALVRQAVHRHEGTLSVTGADGGGAEFEVRLPLGTTEATAARDSATDRGNRTDIVSGGKA
- a CDS encoding cation:dicarboxylate symporter family transporter; translation: MTTSPTAPAAPAAKRDRTHYLYIAVIVAVAIGIAVGLAAPDFAQELKPIGTGFVNLIKMMISPIIFCTIVLGIGSVRKAAKVGAVGGIALGYFLVMSLVALGIGLVVGNILEPGTGLHITEAIKETGQAQVAPEAKDTTDFLLGIIPTTIVSAFTQGEVLQTLLIALLCGFALQAMGRTGQPILRGIEHIQRLVFRVLAMIMWAAPIGAFGAMAAVVGSAGVDALKGLAVLMLGFYVTCFLFTFVVLGALLRIVAGVNVLALFKYLAREFLLILSTSSSESALPRLIAKMEHLGVSKPVVGITVPTGYSFNLDGTMIYMTMASLFIADAMGTPMSIGEQIPLLLFLLVASKGAAGVTGAGLATLAGGLQSHKPALVDGVGLIVGIDRFMSEARALTNFAGNAVATVLVGTWTKEIDKARVDLVLAGELPFDETTLLDEHGEVKESDTEAPRPDQGGDKELAKA
- a CDS encoding TetR/AcrR family transcriptional regulator, which produces MALMTTGNSSRADANRRRILDVALAELLHDPDASMDQIARAAGVVRRTVYGHFPSRDALIGTLVDGAVEAVAAAHAQGRAAAEGPAESVVRSTLAVWEVADRYRILVALAQRSVTVQGIRDRLAPVRASCAEVLAQGLADGVFTSPLPAPALAYVHEQMLLALMEAVNDGLLETREAGRSAAVTLLTTAGVPASDATALVTKLSC
- a CDS encoding DHA2 family efflux MFS transporter permease subunit, coding for MRLVVNQPVERSDQPYARRWWALLVLCLSLLIIVMANTALTVAAPDMTQDLGLSSADLQWVIDGYTVPYAALMLLLGAIGDKYSRRGALVLGLLVFGGGAVFGSLAGSATTVIAARAVMGVGAALIMPATLSLLAATFPRAERAKAIVLWTATAGLAIAAGPLVAGALLERHGWASTFLINVPVAAVALIGAFVLVPPSKAGHHDRIDYVGGLLSVVWIAALIYMIIEGPHFGWGAKAIGAAVVAGLGLLAFVLWELRHPRPVLDVRRFADRRFAGSNLAVALFFLAVFGAFYYLTQHLQFVLGYDAFETGVRMLPLAGAVFVGSALTGYLTPRVGMKWTVTAGMVGGTAALALLARVDAGSTYADLVAPLVVLGLAIGLALSPCTDAIMGAFPESELGVGGAVNDTSLELGGSLGIAILGSLLATSYSDHLADAAGGTKLPAATLATAQDSVGAGYAVAQGMGEKARALAGQAARATDPAQAAQLKEQATQLAQGAHRVADAVGSSFSDAVAHTSLIGAVVLGLGTILVGVLLPGRGRATEGADERSTTDDATDSADATADPATAEDGGQATASDASSQAARPDAKVTGR
- a CDS encoding MerR family transcriptional regulator → MRIGELAARAGTTTRTLRYYESRGLLSARRADNGYRSYDESDLRLLRQIRTLQDFGFDLEETRPFVDCLRAGHPQGDTCPASLDVYRRKLAELDALIDELRSVRAEIGVRLASAGGEEPLCELEGPKL
- a CDS encoding thioredoxin family protein; the protein is MTTTAGVTEVTDANFADEVLGSALPVLVEFTADWCPPCRQMAPVLRALAVEEAGRMRVVQLNVDHDPETTNAYKVLSMPTFMLFRDGEPVRSLVGARPKRRLLAELEDAL